The Thermocrinis ruber genome has a window encoding:
- the modA gene encoding molybdate ABC transporter substrate-binding protein: MNRLLFIIFWLFLAFKSSMAEVIRVFAAADLQYALKEIAQEYMKANPQDRVELVFGSSGKGAIQIRKGAPYHLFFSANMKYVEELHREGYIITQPKAYAIGRIVVWVRKDSGLDPSNFPDVLFRANKIAIANWEHAPYGQAAKEALESYGVFEKVKNKLVIGENISQTASYVYSGAVDVGIIALSLALSPTMKEKGKYWLIPQERHGPIVQGYGITKFGENSPSARRFYNFIETKTARNILLKYGFFVPEGRQ; the protein is encoded by the coding sequence ATGAACAGATTGCTCTTTATTATTTTCTGGCTTTTTCTTGCCTTTAAAAGCTCTATGGCGGAGGTTATAAGGGTATTCGCAGCGGCAGACCTCCAATACGCCTTAAAAGAAATAGCCCAAGAGTACATGAAGGCTAACCCTCAGGATAGGGTGGAACTGGTCTTTGGCTCCTCGGGGAAGGGAGCCATTCAGATAAGAAAGGGTGCACCTTACCATCTGTTCTTCTCTGCCAACATGAAGTATGTGGAGGAACTCCACAGAGAGGGCTACATAATAACACAGCCTAAAGCTTACGCAATAGGAAGGATTGTGGTTTGGGTGAGGAAGGATTCGGGCTTGGACCCTTCCAACTTTCCGGACGTACTTTTTAGGGCGAACAAAATTGCCATAGCAAACTGGGAACACGCTCCATACGGACAAGCCGCAAAGGAAGCCCTTGAAAGCTACGGAGTTTTTGAAAAAGTAAAAAACAAACTGGTTATTGGGGAAAACATTTCCCAGACAGCCAGCTACGTCTATTCGGGCGCGGTGGATGTGGGTATAATAGCCCTTTCCCTTGCTCTATCTCCCACCATGAAAGAAAAGGGAAAATACTGGCTAATTCCTCAAGAGAGGCACGGACCCATAGTTCAGGGCTATGGAATAACCAAGTTTGGAGAAAACTCTCCGTCTGCAAGAAGGTTTTACAACTTTATAGAAACCAAAACCGCAAGGAATATATTGCTTAAATACGGCTTTTTTGTGCCAGAAGGTCGCCAATGA
- the recR gene encoding recombination mediator RecR, giving the protein MFEDYFPKVIKQALEELSKIPTYGERTSSRFLYNFLKLPKEERDRLLESLIALNEQIKVCSECGLVSDMDPCRICQDPKRSKRFICVVEEPQDAYAIERIERYTGVYHVLGGRIAPLEGISPQDLNIDKLLERIEKNAVKEVIIATNPNLEGEATANYLIKLLKKRFSKLKVSRISHGLQFGSFVELADELSLEKSIEKRTSFP; this is encoded by the coding sequence ATGTTTGAAGACTACTTTCCTAAGGTTATAAAACAAGCCTTGGAAGAGCTATCAAAAATTCCCACCTATGGAGAGAGAACTTCCTCAAGGTTTTTGTATAACTTCCTTAAACTTCCAAAGGAGGAGAGGGATAGGCTCTTGGAGAGCTTGATTGCCCTAAACGAGCAGATAAAGGTGTGTAGTGAGTGTGGTTTGGTCTCAGATATGGACCCGTGCAGGATATGTCAGGATCCAAAAAGGAGCAAAAGGTTTATATGCGTGGTGGAAGAACCCCAAGACGCCTACGCCATAGAGAGGATTGAAAGATACACTGGCGTTTATCATGTGCTGGGTGGTAGGATCGCACCCTTGGAAGGTATCTCCCCTCAGGACTTGAACATAGACAAACTCCTTGAGAGGATAGAGAAAAACGCAGTTAAGGAGGTTATAATAGCCACAAACCCCAACTTGGAGGGAGAGGCAACCGCCAACTATCTGATAAAGCTTTTGAAGAAGAGGTTTAGCAAGCTCAAGGTGAGCAGGATCTCTCACGGTTTGCAGTTTGGAAGCTTTGTGGAGTTGGCGGATGAGTTATCTCTGGAGAAGTCCATTGAGAAGAGGACGAGCTTTCCATGA
- a CDS encoding ChaN family lipoprotein produces the protein MLFRWSIALMVLSLFAFGSPSLEEAEVIYLPETHDNLKDHKFQEEVIKRLHQEGYRFVLAMEMFQQPFQKHLDDYIACKISEEEMLERTEYKKRWGFPAEYYSPLWRFAKEKGIRIYALNIPSELVRRVSTYGLENVKDDLLPSKVYEHTPQEKERLREVLKEHPKVDEKRFFDVQSAWDNGMALRIVRILSEEKSAKVVVILGRGHAPDLNSGVPRIVQLLRKGTKQLIMESSSSSQWTSPEITHPPTPQSFQTANRERSCSP, from the coding sequence ATGCTATTCAGATGGAGTATAGCTTTGATGGTCCTTAGCCTTTTTGCCTTTGGTTCTCCTTCTTTGGAGGAAGCAGAGGTTATATACCTTCCAGAGACCCACGACAACCTCAAGGACCACAAGTTCCAAGAGGAGGTTATAAAAAGGCTCCATCAGGAAGGCTACAGGTTTGTCTTGGCAATGGAGATGTTCCAGCAACCCTTCCAAAAACATCTTGATGATTACATTGCCTGCAAGATTTCAGAGGAGGAAATGTTGGAAAGGACCGAATACAAAAAGAGATGGGGGTTTCCCGCCGAGTATTACTCACCCTTGTGGAGATTTGCGAAGGAAAAGGGCATAAGGATATACGCCCTTAACATACCAAGCGAGTTGGTCAGAAGAGTCTCTACTTATGGCTTAGAGAATGTGAAAGATGACCTTTTGCCCTCCAAGGTCTATGAACACACACCGCAGGAAAAGGAAAGGTTAAGAGAGGTGCTGAAAGAACACCCAAAGGTAGATGAAAAGAGGTTTTTTGATGTGCAGTCTGCATGGGACAATGGTATGGCTCTGAGGATCGTGCGCATACTCTCGGAAGAAAAGTCTGCAAAGGTAGTGGTTATCTTGGGTAGAGGGCATGCACCCGATTTAAACTCCGGCGTGCCGAGGATCGTCCAGCTTCTCAGAAAGGGGACAAAACAGCTTATCATGGAAAGCTCGTCCTCTTCTCAATGGACTTCTCCAGAGATAACTCATCCGCCAACTCCACAAAGCTTCCAAACTGCAAACCGTGAGAGATCCTGCTCACCTTGA
- the rimI gene encoding ribosomal protein S18-alanine N-acetyltransferase yields the protein MIKVREMEKEDLQEVFRINKENFTTDAWTMEGFEREFKLPYSVRFVAEVEGKLVGYCILWLIEDCAHVMTFAIDRAYWGRGIGKEFLKEVLSRLKGKVKKVQLDVRKSNLRAIRLYQALNFYIVGERRHYYSDGENAIQMEYSFDGP from the coding sequence ATGATAAAGGTAAGGGAAATGGAAAAGGAGGACCTACAGGAGGTTTTTAGGATCAACAAAGAGAACTTTACCACCGATGCGTGGACTATGGAGGGCTTTGAGAGGGAGTTTAAGCTTCCTTACTCGGTTAGGTTTGTGGCTGAGGTGGAGGGCAAGCTTGTAGGATACTGCATCCTTTGGTTGATAGAAGACTGCGCCCACGTTATGACCTTTGCAATAGACCGGGCTTACTGGGGAAGAGGTATAGGAAAGGAGTTTTTAAAGGAAGTTTTAAGCAGGCTTAAGGGCAAAGTTAAAAAGGTGCAACTGGATGTTAGAAAGTCAAACCTGAGGGCTATAAGGCTCTATCAGGCTTTAAACTTTTACATCGTAGGAGAAAGGAGGCATTACTACTCTGATGGCGAAAATGCTATTCAGATGGAGTATAGCTTTGATGGTCCTTAG
- the proC gene encoding pyrroline-5-carboxylate reductase, with protein sequence MRIGIIGFGNMGSAFGEGLKKSAEVVAFDTDASKKEKALEMGIGWAKDLEFLVANSDLLLLAVKPKDAGKVLENLRGKMEGKVLVSIVAGLSLKKIEELLGREKVIRCMPNLAVAVGKGAIAYVCNDLVEERDEENFKESFSKCGSLHKVEEGLMDAFTALAGSGPAFVMKFISALCLAGVREGFSYQQAMDIVLDTIEGTVLMLRTFGGHPEEWISKVASPSGTTIEGIKVLEERSFSGILMECIRETTNRCKQLG encoded by the coding sequence ATGCGTATTGGGATAATAGGCTTCGGAAATATGGGAAGTGCCTTTGGAGAGGGATTAAAAAAGTCCGCAGAGGTGGTAGCCTTTGACACGGACGCAAGCAAGAAGGAAAAGGCTTTGGAGATGGGAATAGGATGGGCAAAGGACTTGGAATTTTTGGTGGCAAACTCGGACCTTTTACTGCTTGCGGTGAAGCCCAAAGATGCGGGAAAGGTCCTTGAAAACCTTAGGGGCAAGATGGAGGGAAAGGTGCTGGTTAGCATTGTGGCAGGGCTATCTCTAAAAAAGATTGAGGAGCTTTTGGGAAGGGAAAAGGTCATAAGATGCATGCCCAACTTGGCTGTGGCGGTGGGTAAAGGCGCTATCGCCTATGTGTGCAACGATCTTGTGGAAGAAAGGGATGAAGAGAATTTTAAGGAGAGCTTTTCTAAGTGTGGAAGTTTGCACAAAGTGGAAGAGGGCTTGATGGATGCCTTTACCGCCTTGGCGGGTTCTGGTCCTGCCTTTGTGATGAAGTTTATATCTGCCCTCTGCTTGGCGGGAGTCAGGGAGGGCTTTAGCTACCAACAGGCAATGGACATAGTCTTGGACACCATAGAGGGAACGGTCCTTATGCTTAGGACCTTTGGAGGGCATCCGGAGGAGTGGATCAGCAAGGTTGCCTCTCCCTCCGGCACCACCATAGAGGGCATAAAGGTTTTGGAAGAGAGGTCTTTCTCAGGGATCTTAATGGAATGCATAAGGGAAACTACCAACAGATGCAAACAGCTTGGCTGA
- the pgeF gene encoding peptidoglycan editing factor PgeF: protein MHKGNYQQMQTAWLSFRFKNALVGLKLYDPKDDIFTLRQIHSDRVVLLDEEIQEEGDAIITTRKNFPIGVRTADCVPLAFLGEGAVGVVHAGWRGIKAGIVERFLERFLPIEREPFVFVGPSAKACCYEVGEEFKEYFKMLHYKNGKFYMDTQLEVLKRLKDYGLKRLFVYGECTICNEKFPSHRRDKTSQRMILFALLT from the coding sequence ATGCATAAGGGAAACTACCAACAGATGCAAACAGCTTGGCTGAGCTTTAGGTTCAAGAATGCCTTGGTAGGGCTAAAACTCTACGACCCAAAGGATGACATATTCACACTTAGGCAAATTCATTCGGACAGGGTGGTCCTCTTGGATGAAGAAATACAAGAGGAGGGAGATGCTATTATAACCACGAGAAAGAATTTCCCTATAGGTGTGAGGACCGCGGACTGTGTGCCCTTGGCTTTTTTAGGAGAGGGGGCGGTGGGTGTGGTGCATGCGGGTTGGAGGGGCATAAAGGCGGGCATTGTGGAGAGATTTTTAGAAAGGTTTTTACCCATTGAGAGGGAACCCTTTGTTTTTGTGGGACCTTCCGCTAAGGCTTGCTGTTATGAAGTAGGTGAGGAATTCAAAGAGTACTTTAAAATGCTACACTACAAGAATGGAAAGTTTTACATGGACACCCAACTGGAGGTCCTAAAAAGGCTAAAGGACTACGGACTAAAAAGGCTCTTTGTTTACGGCGAATGCACCATATGTAATGAAAAGTTTCCCTCCCACCGGAGGGACAAAACCTCTCAAAGAATGATCCTCTTTGCCCTGCTGACATGA
- a CDS encoding biotin--[acetyl-CoA-carboxylase] ligase → MLWLEETGSTQNILKEFSFPYGTVVVANRQWEGRGRFGRKWHSEEGGLYFSFLLRAEDFKELLPLPLVVGYGVLLQIERKGFKPMLKWVNDVYVSGKKVCGVLVERSKEKVVVGVGINLNQKEFPSDLMATSLYMLRNEVFEKKDFLLETLEILDRVLEEFKNFGFEKFRPAIRQRLMFLGEEVVVYSQEPVVGIFEDIDQEGSLLLRTAQGLLKFNAGKVSLRGSKIF, encoded by the coding sequence ATGCTCTGGCTTGAGGAGACAGGTTCAACCCAGAACATTCTTAAAGAGTTTTCTTTTCCCTACGGCACTGTGGTGGTGGCAAACAGGCAATGGGAAGGCAGGGGAAGGTTTGGAAGAAAGTGGCACTCGGAAGAGGGTGGCCTTTATTTTAGCTTTCTTTTAAGGGCGGAGGATTTTAAAGAGCTTTTGCCACTGCCCTTGGTGGTAGGCTACGGCGTCCTCTTGCAAATTGAAAGAAAGGGATTTAAACCCATGCTAAAGTGGGTCAATGATGTGTATGTATCGGGTAAAAAGGTCTGCGGTGTGCTCGTGGAAAGGTCTAAAGAAAAGGTAGTGGTAGGCGTGGGCATAAACCTAAATCAGAAGGAATTTCCATCGGACCTTATGGCAACATCCCTTTACATGCTTAGGAATGAAGTCTTTGAAAAAAAAGACTTTCTCCTTGAGACCTTGGAAATCCTTGACAGAGTTCTGGAGGAATTCAAGAACTTTGGGTTTGAAAAATTTAGACCTGCCATAAGGCAAAGGCTTATGTTTTTGGGGGAGGAGGTGGTTGTCTATTCTCAAGAGCCCGTAGTGGGCATCTTTGAGGACATAGACCAAGAGGGTAGCCTACTGCTACGAACTGCCCAAGGGCTTTTAAAGTTCAACGCAGGGAAGGTTAGCCTTAGAGGTTCAAAGATATTTTAG
- the flgL gene encoding flagellar hook-associated protein FlgL, which translates to MKVPDNLLFSLFIEQDARIKKKLSEKTLDISTGRRVRALSDEPTATYNVIELKKEIAQLSQHSQNRLFADTNLTYVDFTLGKVWDTLKGLYATTVRAKNSATLTPDQLSALAEQFDKGLGHLLDMANDKLGQNYLFGGSSLTVKPFDPNTLNYTASSQDFEVWVSENSKVSVFLRGDKVFGSNLYISKVSYASPTTGFTTPGAITLEVGSNTYTISYGGAGEPQNIQELAQYINDNFGDKLHAFVSQNPDGSYSIALASVELSANVQFISITGDLSTGFENPNILQVVKRVKEKLQGGFYPDDFDLFSLSRASELISLRRSEVGSVLSTVKNLQPTQEKLDVVLKKQKSDIEDADLSESIMEYTRYRIAYEALMRMVADQKDLTILKYL; encoded by the coding sequence ATGAAGGTGCCAGATAATTTGCTTTTCTCGTTGTTTATTGAGCAGGATGCAAGGATAAAAAAGAAGCTATCGGAAAAAACTCTGGATATTTCCACGGGAAGGCGGGTAAGAGCCCTTTCTGACGAGCCTACTGCCACATACAACGTGATTGAACTAAAGAAAGAGATAGCCCAGCTTTCCCAACACTCCCAAAACAGGCTCTTTGCAGACACAAACCTCACCTACGTAGACTTTACCCTTGGGAAGGTGTGGGACACACTAAAAGGGCTTTATGCAACTACCGTTAGGGCAAAAAACAGTGCGACCCTTACGCCAGATCAACTCTCCGCATTGGCTGAGCAGTTTGATAAGGGCTTAGGACATCTTTTGGACATGGCAAACGACAAACTTGGACAGAACTATCTATTTGGTGGTTCTTCTCTGACGGTAAAACCCTTTGATCCAAACACTTTGAATTACACCGCCAGTTCCCAAGACTTTGAGGTATGGGTGTCGGAGAACTCAAAGGTCTCGGTCTTTCTCAGAGGAGATAAGGTTTTTGGAAGCAATCTTTATATATCAAAGGTCTCTTATGCCTCTCCCACCACAGGCTTTACTACCCCCGGTGCTATAACCTTGGAGGTTGGTTCAAACACCTACACCATAAGCTACGGCGGTGCAGGAGAGCCCCAAAACATTCAGGAGTTGGCACAGTATATAAACGACAATTTCGGAGACAAACTGCATGCCTTTGTATCTCAAAATCCTGACGGTAGCTACTCCATTGCCTTAGCCTCAGTGGAACTGTCCGCAAACGTTCAGTTTATCAGCATAACCGGAGATCTATCTACGGGCTTTGAAAACCCAAACATACTTCAGGTAGTCAAAAGGGTTAAGGAAAAACTGCAGGGAGGGTTTTACCCAGATGACTTTGACCTCTTTTCCCTAAGCAGGGCGAGCGAGCTGATCTCCCTAAGGAGGTCTGAGGTGGGCTCCGTGCTTTCAACGGTCAAAAACTTACAACCTACCCAGGAAAAGCTTGATGTGGTTCTCAAAAAGCAAAAGTCTGACATTGAAGATGCAGACCTCTCGGAAAGCATCATGGAATACACAAGGTATAGAATAGCCTACGAAGCACTAATGCGTATGGTGGCAGACCAAAAGGACCTAACCATACTAAAATATCTTTGA
- the flgK gene encoding flagellar hook-associated protein FlgK, with protein MFGGTLGIVSQGLEILRKSIDIRNRNILNANNPDYAQEDPVIKTAIPYGISLETIERVKSLHYVQQRNAQLSLVSSLDERIKNNTRVEDLFQEFTQGLGGIEYINTFFTSYQNLMKDPTNEGARANLVQSANSLVGYLKDRKRNLDTISQSIDYSMRQYVDKVNSITKKLAKLNQEILITYAQTYARGQDYKNIFDERDRLLRELSEYINIRVQEDDVGRVKVETSKGFVLVEDKFSWELAYDGANKSILWKSKDGSQADISGEISGGRLKGGLDAIADLQDYQNRLDQLAKKLISELKLPAKTGITEYYWTLNYANPTDPLGISGTITLNGSSSVIINYTSTDTLTDLANAINSAGVGFSAVVVANPDGTYTLQITSSSPSYTITDSNGMVGGRVFEGTGIADIKVAGNISTQLSNLDYSKADEFNQFSRLWWDNSKNIYQGLTNAIAGNLNSYKKQYDIENAVLNSLNAKLQEMQGVSIDKEFMEVFQLQKSYQALAKVVSAIDELIQTTLNMI; from the coding sequence ATGTTTGGAGGGACATTAGGGATAGTTTCTCAGGGACTTGAAATACTCAGGAAATCTATTGACATAAGAAACAGGAACATATTGAACGCCAACAATCCGGACTATGCACAGGAAGACCCGGTAATAAAGACTGCTATTCCATACGGTATAAGTTTAGAGACCATTGAAAGGGTTAAAAGCCTTCACTATGTTCAGCAGAGGAACGCTCAACTATCTTTGGTTTCTTCCTTAGATGAAAGGATAAAAAATAATACAAGGGTAGAAGATCTCTTTCAAGAGTTTACACAAGGCTTGGGCGGTATAGAATACATAAACACCTTTTTTACAAGCTATCAGAACCTAATGAAGGACCCAACCAACGAGGGGGCAAGGGCTAATTTGGTTCAGTCTGCAAACTCTTTGGTGGGCTATCTAAAGGACAGAAAAAGGAATTTAGATACCATCTCCCAATCCATTGACTACAGCATGCGTCAGTATGTGGATAAGGTAAATTCTATAACTAAAAAGCTTGCCAAGTTAAACCAAGAAATTCTCATCACCTACGCCCAGACCTACGCAAGGGGACAGGACTACAAAAACATCTTCGACGAAAGGGATCGTCTTTTGAGGGAGCTTTCCGAATACATAAACATAAGAGTGCAAGAGGATGACGTAGGCAGGGTTAAGGTGGAAACCTCAAAGGGCTTTGTGTTGGTGGAGGACAAGTTTAGCTGGGAGCTAGCCTACGACGGTGCAAACAAAAGTATCCTTTGGAAATCTAAGGACGGTTCCCAAGCGGATATATCGGGTGAAATATCCGGCGGTAGGCTAAAGGGTGGTTTGGACGCCATCGCAGACCTGCAAGACTACCAAAACAGGCTTGACCAACTGGCAAAAAAGCTCATAAGCGAGTTAAAGCTACCGGCAAAAACTGGTATAACAGAATACTATTGGACTTTAAACTATGCCAACCCTACAGACCCATTAGGCATCTCTGGGACCATCACACTGAACGGTTCCTCTTCCGTCATCATCAACTACACGTCAACAGACACCCTTACAGACCTGGCAAACGCCATAAATTCTGCTGGAGTTGGCTTTAGTGCGGTAGTGGTTGCCAATCCAGATGGCACTTACACCCTTCAGATCACATCCTCCAGTCCCTCTTACACTATAACGGACAGCAACGGTATGGTGGGTGGAAGGGTCTTTGAAGGTACGGGCATTGCGGACATAAAGGTAGCTGGCAATATTTCCACTCAACTTTCTAACCTGGATTATTCAAAGGCGGACGAGTTTAACCAATTTTCAAGGCTATGGTGGGATAATTCTAAAAACATCTATCAGGGTCTAACAAATGCCATTGCAGGGAACCTTAACAGTTATAAAAAGCAGTATGATATTGAGAACGCTGTACTAAATTCTCTGAACGCTAAACTCCAGGAAATGCAAGGTGTTTCCATTGATAAGGAGTTTATGGAGGTTTTTCAACTTCAAAAGAGCTATCAAGCTTTGGCAAAGGTAGTTAGTGCCATAGATGAGCTTATCCAGACAACTTTAAACATGATTTGA
- the trpC gene encoding indole-3-glycerol phosphate synthase TrpC, which yields MSLSFLEEVLSYKRQTLRKDKEYEEFLWEKVKKRERFYSFEDALKSCRTRIIAEVKKASPSAGLIKEVSPKEQAKLYWEGGAVAISVLTEDKYFKGSLEDLWEVRQSCPLPLLRKDFIFDPLQVLEAKAFGADAVLLIVRALEQRVLEELISYTKELGMSALVEIFNLREAERALKAGAHIIGINNRDLETLKVDLNLSRALVPKLKELGAKFVVVESGIETREQVLEFENLGADAFLIGTSLMKSQDPVKKLRELQGFFV from the coding sequence ATATCCCTGAGCTTTCTCGAAGAAGTACTCTCCTACAAAAGGCAAACCCTTAGAAAGGATAAAGAATACGAAGAATTTCTTTGGGAGAAGGTTAAAAAAAGGGAAAGATTTTATAGCTTTGAGGATGCACTAAAGAGCTGTAGGACAAGGATCATAGCGGAGGTTAAAAAGGCATCTCCCTCCGCTGGTCTTATAAAGGAGGTCTCTCCAAAGGAGCAGGCAAAACTTTACTGGGAGGGTGGAGCTGTTGCCATATCGGTTCTAACTGAGGATAAGTACTTCAAGGGTTCCTTGGAGGACCTGTGGGAGGTAAGACAAAGTTGCCCACTGCCATTGCTGAGGAAGGACTTTATCTTTGACCCATTGCAGGTGCTTGAGGCAAAAGCCTTTGGTGCGGATGCAGTTTTGCTGATAGTCAGAGCACTTGAGCAAAGAGTTCTGGAGGAGCTTATTAGCTATACAAAGGAGCTTGGTATGTCTGCCCTTGTGGAGATCTTTAATCTGAGGGAAGCAGAGAGGGCTTTAAAGGCTGGCGCCCACATTATTGGCATAAACAACAGGGATTTGGAAACTTTGAAGGTAGACCTTAACCTATCAAGGGCTTTGGTGCCAAAACTTAAGGAACTCGGTGCCAAGTTTGTGGTGGTGGAAAGTGGGATAGAAACAAGGGAGCAGGTGCTTGAGTTTGAAAACCTTGGTGCAGATGCCTTTTTGATAGGCACAAGCTTGATGAAGAGCCAAGACCCCGTAAAAAAGCTAAGGGAACTTCAGGGCTTTTTTGTTTAA
- a CDS encoding sulfurtransferase TusA family protein, with amino-acid sequence MEVLEREKEKVLDLSGLMCPLPIVITSENIKRLKEGEVITVISTDPGFERDIFNWCKQTGNQLLSLKKEGDKVIAQVKKVSTAIEPSLWYWIKFHSLGVKLHLRHILMMLNPFAEKPDHFITFSAISEGTRAEKYLKGRAKLIPIPDEIDPRCGVVLAIKGEEKAMEIYEELSENGFFVEAIYKKEGRNYRRIYP; translated from the coding sequence ATGGAGGTTTTGGAAAGGGAAAAGGAAAAGGTTTTAGACCTGTCTGGTCTTATGTGTCCTTTGCCTATAGTGATCACCTCCGAGAACATAAAGAGGCTAAAGGAGGGCGAGGTTATAACAGTGATATCCACGGACCCGGGCTTTGAGAGGGACATATTCAACTGGTGCAAGCAAACGGGCAATCAACTTCTTAGCTTGAAAAAGGAAGGAGACAAGGTCATAGCACAGGTTAAAAAGGTCTCCACCGCAATTGAGCCCTCCCTTTGGTATTGGATAAAGTTCCACTCCCTTGGAGTGAAGTTGCACCTAAGGCACATTTTGATGATGTTGAACCCGTTTGCGGAAAAGCCAGACCACTTTATAACCTTTTCTGCCATATCGGAGGGTACAAGGGCTGAGAAATATCTAAAGGGAAGGGCTAAGCTTATCCCAATTCCGGACGAGATAGACCCAAGATGCGGTGTAGTTCTTGCTATAAAGGGAGAGGAAAAGGCAATGGAAATCTATGAGGAGCTATCTGAAAATGGCTTTTTTGTGGAAGCCATCTACAAAAAGGAAGGTAGAAACTACAGGAGGATATATCCCTGA
- a CDS encoding DUF86 domain-containing protein: protein MEKKINISLLLESFHNLEKAYVDLKKLLSLGKEEFVKNKLIQDKVRVDFNLAFESCMRPCRHLSVVFGLKTSSKDCLVKLGEKVGYEDLETLQAFIDFYFKYRDLKETVQPEELYDFLEKNLHVFKDYAKAVVEYVKQTTGNYLLIDFELLKEKARFVKDSVNKINFVLSVGLEEFKKKPMYHDRAKYFYQVAYDSLFDICKHLAPKFGIKKFGDDCLLKMVEGGIISPQYYPVLLKMMNLKNKLISTWDIDLENLYKELMELKDHFEPVLKEISSSLKSLLDKIASHQKQLQQNSQGQGKDQRE from the coding sequence ATGGAAAAGAAGATAAACATAAGCCTCCTTTTGGAAAGCTTCCACAATTTGGAGAAGGCTTACGTAGACCTGAAAAAGCTTCTCTCTTTAGGCAAAGAAGAGTTTGTTAAGAACAAACTTATCCAGGACAAGGTTAGGGTAGATTTCAACTTAGCCTTTGAAAGCTGTATGAGACCCTGTAGGCACCTTTCGGTGGTTTTTGGTCTAAAGACCTCCTCAAAGGATTGTTTGGTAAAACTTGGAGAGAAGGTGGGCTACGAGGACCTTGAAACCCTCCAAGCCTTTATAGATTTTTACTTTAAATACAGGGACCTAAAGGAAACGGTCCAGCCGGAGGAACTGTACGATTTCTTAGAAAAGAACCTACATGTTTTTAAGGATTATGCAAAGGCGGTGGTAGAGTATGTTAAACAAACCACCGGTAATTATCTTCTCATAGACTTTGAACTTCTGAAGGAAAAGGCAAGGTTTGTTAAGGATTCTGTAAATAAAATAAACTTCGTCCTATCGGTGGGCTTGGAGGAATTCAAAAAAAAGCCTATGTATCACGACAGGGCCAAATACTTTTATCAGGTGGCTTACGATTCCCTCTTTGACATTTGCAAACACCTTGCACCAAAGTTTGGCATAAAAAAATTCGGCGATGATTGTCTTTTAAAGATGGTGGAGGGCGGTATAATCTCCCCTCAGTATTACCCAGTTCTGCTTAAAATGATGAACCTAAAAAACAAGCTTATAAGCACTTGGGATATAGATTTGGAAAACCTATACAAAGAGTTAATGGAACTCAAAGACCATTTTGAACCAGTGCTAAAGGAAATATCCTCTTCACTCAAAAGCCTGTTAGATAAAATCGCCAGCCATCAAAAACAACTCCAACAAAACAGCCAAGGGCAAGGAAAGGACCAAAGGGAATAG
- a CDS encoding prepilin peptidase produces the protein MIYIFLFLLGAMLGSFYNVLIYRIPRGMSIVKPPSHCPSCKTPIKWYNNIPIISYILLRGKCPNCSAKISIRYPLVEAFSGFLAVLSYYKWGFSITALGLYVFFSLLLVLSLIDWDTFSLPEPLMLGGTFLGVIISVFREDFSLYESLLGILAGALPFLLIYLYYKKVRKFEGLGFGDVELMALIGSWTGIWGVISAVFLGSLFGLLYVLPILIKHKSMNFAIPFGPFLALGCFVGVVFDGWRFYLTGF, from the coding sequence ATGATTTACATTTTCCTCTTTCTGCTTGGTGCGATGCTTGGCTCCTTCTACAACGTGCTCATATACAGAATCCCTCGGGGTATGTCCATTGTTAAGCCTCCCTCCCACTGTCCGAGCTGTAAAACACCCATAAAGTGGTATAACAACATCCCAATAATTTCCTACATCCTTTTGAGGGGAAAATGTCCAAACTGCTCTGCCAAAATATCCATCAGATACCCTTTGGTAGAGGCTTTTAGTGGCTTTTTGGCGGTTCTCTCTTACTACAAATGGGGCTTTAGTATCACAGCCCTTGGACTTTACGTATTCTTTTCCTTACTGCTGGTGCTTAGCCTGATAGATTGGGATACCTTTAGCCTCCCGGAGCCCTTGATGTTGGGTGGAACATTCCTTGGTGTGATAATCTCCGTCTTTAGGGAGGACTTTAGCCTCTATGAGAGCCTTTTGGGAATATTGGCGGGTGCTTTGCCCTTTTTACTTATATACCTTTACTACAAAAAAGTCAGAAAGTTTGAGGGGCTTGGGTTTGGAGATGTGGAGCTTATGGCTCTTATAGGTAGTTGGACGGGCATCTGGGGTGTAATCAGTGCGGTCTTTTTGGGCTCCCTCTTTGGGCTCCTTTATGTGCTTCCTATACTGATAAAACATAAAAGCATGAACTTTGCTATTCCCTTTGGTCCTTTCCTTGCCCTTGGCTGTTTTGTTGGAGTTGTTTTTGATGGCTGGCGATTTTATCTAACAGGCTTTTGA